The DNA segment GCTGTCACGTATCTTTCAAGGCAAGCTGACAGAAACAGGCGGGTTTTTATCGATTATGTGACCGATCCCAGATACAAGGGGATCAAGAGCTTTTTGACGACAGGTGCCTACTTCAACAAGAAGTTTATTTTTGAAACCATACCCGAAGTCTTGGATCCTTTTGATTACGAGACATTTTTCGCACGGACAGAAAATCTCTATATCCCGCTCACAAACTGCGTGACAGGGGAAGTCGAATATATCAGTGACTTTAAGACGAAACAAGATCTGAAAGAGGTCTTGGATGCTGCGACGAGTCTTCCGATCATGTCCAGACCCGTAAGGCACGATGGCGTCTATTATCTGGACGGCGGTGTCGCTTGTCCTTTGGTGCTTGATGAAGTCATGAAGAAGGGATATGACCAGATCGTCTATGTGCTGACGCAGCCCAAGGGGTACAGGAAGCTACAGTCGGAACATTCCTGGCTTTATCCTATCGTCCTAAGGAAGTACCCGAAAGTGATCGCAAAATTGAATGTCCGGCATGCAAATTACAATCGGATCATCACCAAGATCGAATCACTTGAAAAGCAGCAAAAACTGATCGTGGTAAGACCGAGTGACTCCTTTAAAGTCACAAGAACGGAGAGCGATCCTGAAAAAATGAAACAGGGGTACGATGAAGGTCTCGCACAGGGTGAGTATTTATACCAGAAGTATTTCAAATAAGAAATGGATATAAGAAATAAGACGTTGACACTTATGGATGACCTAAAAGGCTCAACAGCTCATAGGTCGACCATAGGTGTTTTTACGTGCTCGTCGACAAGCGCTAGGATAAGTCGTGACGCGTTGACAAGATCTTTGATATGTAGGTGTTCGTGCAGAGTGTGGGGTTTACGTTCCCCGATGCCAAGGTTGACAGCTTTGATTCCATTTGAGTGGTAGTGATTTGCATCGCTGCCGTCAATGGACTGAGCGGTATAGGCTTCAAGGCCCAAACTGCTGCAGGCGCTGAAAAGACACTTTACCATCGGATCGTGACGACTGACTGAAAAGGTCTGATGAACTTCTGAAAGCTTCGATGTGACAGTAGCTGAATAGCCCGAAGCCACATCCTCAAAAGAGGATCTTATTTTACAGATTGCTTCTAGCGCGGATTCAGCGGATAGGGAAGCGGATTCCACCTGTATCACATGTTTGTCTGAAGCTCCACAAATCACAGCGACACTTGCTGTGGAAGTCGCGTAGTTCTTATCCTTGTGCATGGCATCCACCACTTTTGAGGTGATTTGCCTCAGCGTCTTAAGGCTCGGTGCGCAAAGCTCGTTCATGTGGCTGATGTATAGCTGCATTTGATATTTGGCATGACCTGAAGTGACAATCCGACCCGGATCGCCTCCTCCGTCAAGGACATATGCTATTTTGGAGTCCAACAGTTCATAATTCAGATGCTTCGCTCCTTTTTGGCCGCCTTCATGAAAGATACTGAGTACGACCTCGATAGGGCCATGGGGAAGGTTGTGTTCTTTGATGACCTGCAACGCTTCTATGAGTGCGGCTATGCCAGCCTTGTTGTCAGCACCTAAGACGGTTGTCTGATCGGAGTAGATGATGTCATCCACGATTGTGGGTTTGATTCCGATACCGGGGGATGCCGTATCCAAGTGACACCCGAACAGGATGGGTTGGGTGATATGGCTGCCTTTTAGTTTGGCGATGATATTTCCAGTTTTGCTGCCGAGAGCTTCACCGGCGTCGTCGATGAAAACCTGAAAGCCCAGGGCTTCAAGTTCTTTTGTCATCACCGCTGCAAATGTCGCTTCTGCTTGTGTGGGACTGTCAATCTGTACGTATTCTAAAAAAGTGCTTACCACCCGATCTTTTCTGATCATGCCGATTCCTTTCTGAAGTAGGTATGGACCTATTAGATAAATTTATCGTATCCTACTTAATCATAGAATAAATAAGACCGATAGATCTTTTTAGCACATATTTCTCTCACGAAAAATGAACATCTGCCTAAATACTTGCAAAGTCACTTCAAAGTTATTTGTTAATGAACTCACGAAAGGTTAAAATAGAAGAAACATAAAATTAAGAGGGAGTTATCATGAGTAGATTGAAGTGGTATGGAATTGGTCTTGTCATTGGCATAGTCATCGTTCTTTTCACATCGGTGTTGCAAATAAAAACAAACCTGATTGCAGATCTTATGCACTGGTGGGAATTCAATCAACATAAGGAGACCGCCCTGATCATCGGGAGGGCGAATGATGCCATTGGACTCGATCCTGCTGTTGTCACAGACCAGGAATCACTCAAAGTAACGATCAACCTGTATGACACCCTGGTGGTGTATGATCGCAGCGGCGCAAGCGTTGAGCCTTCGCTGGCAGAGTCGTGGTCGGTGAGTGACAATGGACTTGTGTGGCATTTCAAAATTCGCCAAGGGGTTGTTTTTCACGACAATACGCCACTAGACGCCCAAGCGGTCATTTTTAACTTCAATAGATGGATGGATCCGAGCAATCCCTACCACGCGGGTCATTTCAGCTATTGGAACTTAAGCTTCGGGGGGTTTCCGGGGATTGTGGACCATGTGAGAGCAATCTCTGACGATGTTGTGGAGATCAAGTTGAGTGAGCCCTACGCTCCTTTTTTAAATACGCTGGCGATGCCGGCGTTTGGGATCGCTAGTCCAGAAGCGATCAAAACCTACAATGAGGCACTCAAGTACAAACCTGTAGGAACAGGGCCCTTCATATTTGAGTCTTGGAATGAGAACGGGGAGATCAAGCTTACAAAGAATAGCCTGTATTGGGGGGCAAAGCCAAAGGTGGACGCGCTCATCTTTAAAAGCATCATCAGCCATCGGGAACGTTATGTGAAACTGAAGGGTTCAGAGATCCATATCGCTTATGATCTGCCCGCTCAGATATCGAACGAACTTGAAGAGGAGGACGAACTGACCTTGTCAAGAAGGCCTGTGTTCAATGTCGGATACCTCGCCTTCAACATGTCGAACAAACATTTGAAGCTTGCGAATGTGAGAGAGGCGATCGGTCATATGATCGACAAGGATGCGATGATCGAAGCTGCCTTTGATGCGACCACTAGGCCGGCAAGTACCTTTGTTCCTCCGGTGCTATGGGGACATCATGAAGGGATAGAAAGCATCGCTTATGACGTTGATGAGGCCAAAAGGCTTTTAAGAAAAGTCGGCATCAGAGAGACGATAGAACTCAATTTGCTTCTGATGGATTCTCCTAGAGAATATTTTCCGAATCCTGTAAGCCTAGGCTTGTTTTTAAAGGATAGCTTTGCTAAGGCGGGGATAGATCTTCATCTTGAAATTCTGCCTTGGGAAGAGGTGATAGCCAAAAGTAAGAACGGCGATTACGATATGGTCCTAGCGGGATGGAACGGCGATGTCGCCGACCCGGACAACTTCCTATACAACTTCTTCGCATCCGAAAACACTTCAAAGGGTCTGATTACCAATTATTCCTTATACCACAACCAAGAAGTGGACAATCTATTAAGCCAAGCTAGGCAGATGAACGATCAGAGTTTTCGTGAAAGCCTGTATAGGGAGATTCAGGAACTGATAGCGCTCGAAATTCCGGCGATTCCACTGATTCATACCATGCCGACCATCGGGCTGTCAAAAACCGTCAAAGGTTTTGTCCCACACATCAGCGGGGTAGAGCCCTTGAATCTTGTGGAACTGAAAGAGGTGGCCAAATGAGCGTGAACACAAGGTTTCAAAATATCCTGTACCTAATGGCAGGAGTGGTCACTGTGTTTGTTTTTAGTCTGATTCTCAACAACGAACAGGTTCTGAACAATTCAGACACTGTCTTTCTATCGAAGCCGATCGCATCCGAGACGGTTCTGATCACATCGGCGGGGCTCAGTACGGATACCTATATCGTTCAAAATGCCGCCAACAAATTAAGGCTTCACAGTCTCTTTATGCCTCAGGCCACATATGCTGATCTGGAAGGCATCGCCTCGATGATTGTCGTGGTGGGACACAGCGATGTGGGATACCGACTGGCCGGCAAGTCGATTGATGACGAAAAAGAGAGACTTGACCGATTGATCGAGTCGGCGACGGTTAAGGAGATCCCTATCATTTTAGTTTACCTTGGTGGTAAGGACCGCCTGACTACCCATACACGCGAGCTGATCGGTGTGACTTGCGGATGTTCGGATTACATCATAGCGACAAAAAAAAGCGATCAGGAGTACTTTATCGACATAGCCCAAGCGGGCGATATTCCGCTGACGCTCATAAATGACGCCGGCGAAATAGTAGAGACGCTTGCGGCAGCGTTCAGGTAGGTGTAGCATGAGGTATGAATTTAAAAAGCAGGATTCGATAGTGGTGGCAGGACTATTTGTTGTCCTTGGAGCCATATGGCCGTTTTTAATAGAAAAGAACTGGTTTGACCTTATCGTTCTGATAAGGGAGGCCATCCATTCAGGAGATTCTGGAAAACTGGTTGTCGCATCGGCAACGTTTTGTGTAGTAGCAACGGTACCTTATGTTTTATTTTTTACAGGTGGTGCGATAGCGTTTGATTTTATGCAGGTGAAGCTTGAATTCAGTCAACCTGTGAAATATCTGCTCTTGTATCTATCCTTCTGTATCATGCTGTGGTCACAGTCGCAATTGATGGGAACACCTTGGGAACCCTTGAATCTGACACTGTCATTTTTGGTGTCCTTGGCTCTTATCGTATGGGGGAGGATAAGGCTCAATTCCATATTGCCGATACTTTTGATTTCCATTCAAGTCTTTTTCGGACTCCAGTGGTTGACCATTGTTCCAGAGGCGTCGAAATGGTTTATTGGAATGACGGATATCCCTGTGAGCATTAAGATCGCCAGTGAATATCTGAACGGAATCAAAGTCCTCAACTACATGGGATTTTCTTTTGTAGTCCCTCTGCTGCTGTCTTCGGGGCTGACGGCGATGCTCTTTAGGGCGAATGCAAAAAACATAACAATCGCCGAGGAAAACTTTAAGGCGGCTCGAGAGATCGAAACGATTCAGTCCCAAATGATGGAGAACCGCCTTTATCAGGAAATCAACGCGCTCGCCCATGACCTCAAGACGCCTCTTGTAACGATCAGAGGTCTGAACTCGCTATTATCCCTATCAAAAGACACGACAAAAGTCGACGTCTATTCTCAGAGGATAGAAGGCGCAGTGGAAAAAATGAATGACATGATTTCCAGTTTCTTATACAGCGACAGCAGGCAGCGCATCAGCGTGGAGCTACTGATCAACTATGTAAGGGCACAAATTCCGATTGAAGACGAGCACCTGGAGGTTTCAATCGATATGGAAAACGCTGACGAGATGTTGACGGTCAACAAAGTCAGACTGTCCCGTGCGCTGATCAATCTTCTTGAAAACGCCATCCTGGCGCCTAATACAAAAGTGGATAAGCATATTGAAATCTCAGTCAGAAGAAGTGACCAAAGACTGATTATCGTCGTAAAGGATGACGGAACCGGAATAGAAGCCGATAAGCTGGACAAAGTATGGCTAGTCGGACATTCGGGGAAGAACACATCTGGACTTGGCTTACCCTTTGCAAGACAGATCGTCGAAGAGCATAGCGGTGAAATAACAATAGAAAGTGAATTCGGCGTCGGTACAAGCGTGATGGTATCGCTACCTATTGGAGAAGGAGTAAATTGAAATGTCTGAACAAGTTAAAGTGCTGATTATTGATGATGAACCGGATATCCTCTTTACCATCAAAGAAATTTGTGATTTTTGTGGATACGAGACCTTCACAACGACTAGTGGGGAAGAAGGATTCCAAATCGCAAAAAAGCAAAATCCACAACTGATTATCGTGGACTACCATATGCCAGGCTGGGACGGCATGACGACCGTGAAGAAAATGAAAACGCTGGATCATAACATGGCCATCTTGGTCTTGACAGTGGATGAGAGACAGGAGATTTCTGATAAGTTCATGTCAGCAGGTGCCACTGATTTTGCGATCAAGCCCATCAAGGCTCCTGATCTCATGTCGAGGATCAAAGTCAACCTGCACATACAAAGCATTCAAGAAAAGATGATTCAGAAGAAGGAGCAGGTTTTCATAGAAAAGGGCATAAGCAGCGCGACGCTAAAGCTTGTGCTAGAATATCTTGACACTCAAGAGGACCTTGTCGGAATGGAAGACATCACTAAAGGGGTCAACCTCGCCTATCAGACCGTGCACAGGTATCTGCAGTACCTTGTCGAACAGGATCAGGTGGATGTTGTTCCGGTGTACGGCCAACTCGGACGCCCCAAAAACCAATATAAGATCAAAGAAAAAGGTTAAGTCGCATGACTTAACCTTTTTGACAATTTTCAGCGCATACCTTATTCTTTCCGCCATGCTTGGCTTGATAAAGCAGTTGGTCCGCCCGGATGAATCTCTCGTTGAAGGAGGCGTGTGAGTTGCATAAAAGACCGATGCTTACGGTGACTTTTTCAAGACCGAAACTCCAGGGTTGGTGCTCGATCGCATGTCTTATGGATTCTGAGAGCTCGTATGCGACATGATTCTGAGCCTTGTCGATAATGAAAATGAACTCCTCACCACCGTATCGGCCTGCATAGCCGCTGTCTCCCAACTGATCGGAGATGATCTTTGCGATGGTGGTGAGTACTTCATCGCCGTTCAAATGGCCGAACGTATCGTTGATCGCTTTAAAATTGTCGATGTCCAGTATCGCGATGGAAGTATCCGCGTCGGGGTCCTTTTCGAAAAGGTCAAGCGTGTAGACTCGGTTGTATAAACCGGTTAATCCGTCTCGTATGGACTTTTCATACACGATGTTCTTTAGCTTGTCGATACGCTGATATTCACGTATGACAAAGATGACGCTGATAACCAGTAGAAACAGAAGGACGCTGGTGAGCAGCAAAGCCGTTTGCTGGCCCTCGATAAGCTTTAAGTTCTTCTTGCTTTTGAACGCATCCATGTAGTCGGAAAACTCAGATGCCGCTTCTGCCTGTTCCTGTGTGCTTGGCGTATTTTTCGAACCGAAGGCTATATCCGCGGCTTCCTTGTACTGGGCCAAGGTGTAATGGATCACCGATTTTTCATACAAGATCGTAGCGAGAACCGGTGGATGGTACTCTCCTGTATTCAGGCTGTTGATGATGTCTTCCTGTTTACTCTTGTATGCCAGTGCCTTAAAATTGAAGCCGATCGATTTGTAACCGGTAGATAGAATATCCGAGTAGGATAGTTCAATAAACCAGGGTTGATTTTCATTTGTGAGTGCCGCGTCGTTTAAAAACGATAAATACTTTGCATCCGAATAATCGGGTCGGTTTAAAAACCTGCTGTTGCTATCTTTAAAAGTGATGACTTGTGCATGGTGGGGGAAAAGCCAGTACTGGTCATAAGTCAGCTGATCACAGTAGTTGAGAGCATATTCGCTCCAAAACCTTTCGTTTTCGGTATCGTCATAGGAATGATACAGCATGTAGTAAAAGGAACCACCGAGAACATGGGCCAGTTGAAAATTTTCGCTATCGGCTAAGTCTAAAAGATGCTCTATGGC comes from the Fusibacter sp. A1 genome and includes:
- a CDS encoding patatin family protein, yielding MKKTALVLEGGGMRGIFTAGVLETLMEYDIYFDDVYAVSAGASTAVTYLSRQADRNRRVFIDYVTDPRYKGIKSFLTTGAYFNKKFIFETIPEVLDPFDYETFFARTENLYIPLTNCVTGEVEYISDFKTKQDLKEVLDAATSLPIMSRPVRHDGVYYLDGGVACPLVLDEVMKKGYDQIVYVLTQPKGYRKLQSEHSWLYPIVLRKYPKVIAKLNVRHANYNRIITKIESLEKQQKLIVVRPSDSFKVTRTESDPEKMKQGYDEGLAQGEYLYQKYFK
- a CDS encoding M20/M25/M40 family metallo-hydrolase, which encodes MIRKDRVVSTFLEYVQIDSPTQAEATFAAVMTKELEALGFQVFIDDAGEALGSKTGNIIAKLKGSHITQPILFGCHLDTASPGIGIKPTIVDDIIYSDQTTVLGADNKAGIAALIEALQVIKEHNLPHGPIEVVLSIFHEGGQKGAKHLNYELLDSKIAYVLDGGGDPGRIVTSGHAKYQMQLYISHMNELCAPSLKTLRQITSKVVDAMHKDKNYATSTASVAVICGASDKHVIQVESASLSAESALEAICKIRSSFEDVASGYSATVTSKLSEVHQTFSVSRHDPMVKCLFSACSSLGLEAYTAQSIDGSDANHYHSNGIKAVNLGIGERKPHTLHEHLHIKDLVNASRLILALVDEHVKTPMVDL
- a CDS encoding ABC transporter substrate-binding protein, yielding MSRLKWYGIGLVIGIVIVLFTSVLQIKTNLIADLMHWWEFNQHKETALIIGRANDAIGLDPAVVTDQESLKVTINLYDTLVVYDRSGASVEPSLAESWSVSDNGLVWHFKIRQGVVFHDNTPLDAQAVIFNFNRWMDPSNPYHAGHFSYWNLSFGGFPGIVDHVRAISDDVVEIKLSEPYAPFLNTLAMPAFGIASPEAIKTYNEALKYKPVGTGPFIFESWNENGEIKLTKNSLYWGAKPKVDALIFKSIISHRERYVKLKGSEIHIAYDLPAQISNELEEEDELTLSRRPVFNVGYLAFNMSNKHLKLANVREAIGHMIDKDAMIEAAFDATTRPASTFVPPVLWGHHEGIESIAYDVDEAKRLLRKVGIRETIELNLLLMDSPREYFPNPVSLGLFLKDSFAKAGIDLHLEILPWEEVIAKSKNGDYDMVLAGWNGDVADPDNFLYNFFASENTSKGLITNYSLYHNQEVDNLLSQARQMNDQSFRESLYREIQELIALEIPAIPLIHTMPTIGLSKTVKGFVPHISGVEPLNLVELKEVAK
- a CDS encoding DUF6305 family protein, giving the protein MSVNTRFQNILYLMAGVVTVFVFSLILNNEQVLNNSDTVFLSKPIASETVLITSAGLSTDTYIVQNAANKLRLHSLFMPQATYADLEGIASMIVVVGHSDVGYRLAGKSIDDEKERLDRLIESATVKEIPIILVYLGGKDRLTTHTRELIGVTCGCSDYIIATKKSDQEYFIDIAQAGDIPLTLINDAGEIVETLAAAFR
- a CDS encoding HAMP domain-containing sensor histidine kinase, translated to MRYEFKKQDSIVVAGLFVVLGAIWPFLIEKNWFDLIVLIREAIHSGDSGKLVVASATFCVVATVPYVLFFTGGAIAFDFMQVKLEFSQPVKYLLLYLSFCIMLWSQSQLMGTPWEPLNLTLSFLVSLALIVWGRIRLNSILPILLISIQVFFGLQWLTIVPEASKWFIGMTDIPVSIKIASEYLNGIKVLNYMGFSFVVPLLLSSGLTAMLFRANAKNITIAEENFKAAREIETIQSQMMENRLYQEINALAHDLKTPLVTIRGLNSLLSLSKDTTKVDVYSQRIEGAVEKMNDMISSFLYSDSRQRISVELLINYVRAQIPIEDEHLEVSIDMENADEMLTVNKVRLSRALINLLENAILAPNTKVDKHIEISVRRSDQRLIIVVKDDGTGIEADKLDKVWLVGHSGKNTSGLGLPFARQIVEEHSGEITIESEFGVGTSVMVSLPIGEGVN
- a CDS encoding two-component system response regulator codes for the protein MSEQVKVLIIDDEPDILFTIKEICDFCGYETFTTTSGEEGFQIAKKQNPQLIIVDYHMPGWDGMTTVKKMKTLDHNMAILVLTVDERQEISDKFMSAGATDFAIKPIKAPDLMSRIKVNLHIQSIQEKMIQKKEQVFIEKGISSATLKLVLEYLDTQEDLVGMEDITKGVNLAYQTVHRYLQYLVEQDQVDVVPVYGQLGRPKNQYKIKEKG
- a CDS encoding GGDEF domain-containing protein, with translation MNKNKYLILVYILVSSMLLSAFSLPGIEKVYSFDDIRQLVEDKDIDTAYRILSTVTTEGTSTDEDIKIAYRMLLELDNLFVDMNLMAKHASGLLELSDLTDDTFAEALSYYYFARVFYTQYDDASAIDAIEHLLDLADSENFQLAHVLGGSFYYMLYHSYDDTENERFWSEYALNYCDQLTYDQYWLFPHHAQVITFKDSNSRFLNRPDYSDAKYLSFLNDAALTNENQPWFIELSYSDILSTGYKSIGFNFKALAYKSKQEDIINSLNTGEYHPPVLATILYEKSVIHYTLAQYKEAADIAFGSKNTPSTQEQAEAASEFSDYMDAFKSKKNLKLIEGQQTALLLTSVLLFLLVISVIFVIREYQRIDKLKNIVYEKSIRDGLTGLYNRVYTLDLFEKDPDADTSIAILDIDNFKAINDTFGHLNGDEVLTTIAKIISDQLGDSGYAGRYGGEEFIFIIDKAQNHVAYELSESIRHAIEHQPWSFGLEKVTVSIGLLCNSHASFNERFIRADQLLYQAKHGGKNKVCAENCQKG